In a single window of the Halobacteriovoraceae bacterium genome:
- the proB gene encoding glutamate 5-kinase — protein sequence MKNQIREQLNKNISRLVIKVGSLGVTHSEGGIDRDKINNLAADIVRLKKQGIQVILVSSGAINAGVKYVSKKEKNSLSFAQACSAVGQPLLMHAYQEEFSKEGFQCAQVLLTHDDLKNKARYLNIRNTLLKLLENNVIPILNENDSVSFEEITVGDNDQLAAVIAKSIFADVLVLLSSTDGLYNKDPSEKDALKFGYVSMETDLAQIKTFTKTNAGRGGMKTKLYAVLKVADLGTDVIIATFKKNQPITRAITDEEAGTIFVSRKNNKENSKKIWITTTVKPGAIIKVDEGAYNALLKNASLLPIGIKDIVGSFKRGDSVALKFQHKVFAYGICEYSSKEVIQIAGKKSNQISSILSKVHSKTVVHRNNLCLK from the coding sequence ATGAAAAATCAAATACGGGAACAACTAAATAAAAATATCTCACGGCTAGTAATTAAAGTAGGCTCACTAGGTGTAACTCACTCAGAAGGCGGAATTGATAGAGACAAAATCAACAACTTGGCAGCAGATATTGTCAGGTTAAAAAAACAAGGTATTCAAGTCATTTTAGTCAGTTCCGGTGCGATAAACGCCGGGGTAAAATACGTTTCTAAAAAAGAAAAAAATTCTCTTAGTTTTGCTCAAGCTTGCTCTGCAGTTGGACAACCTCTACTTATGCATGCTTATCAAGAAGAATTCTCAAAAGAAGGGTTTCAGTGTGCACAAGTATTACTTACCCATGACGATCTTAAAAATAAAGCCCGATATTTGAACATTAGAAACACTCTACTTAAACTTTTAGAAAATAATGTTATACCGATCTTAAATGAAAACGATTCAGTGAGTTTTGAGGAGATTACCGTAGGCGATAATGATCAACTCGCAGCTGTAATTGCAAAGTCAATCTTTGCAGATGTACTTGTTCTTCTTTCAAGTACAGATGGACTTTACAATAAGGACCCATCTGAAAAAGACGCTCTCAAATTTGGATACGTAAGCATGGAAACCGACTTGGCACAAATTAAAACTTTCACCAAAACCAATGCTGGCCGGGGAGGGATGAAAACCAAACTTTATGCAGTTTTAAAAGTTGCAGACCTTGGAACTGATGTCATAATTGCTACATTCAAAAAAAATCAACCCATCACAAGAGCAATAACAGATGAAGAGGCCGGTACAATATTTGTATCTAGAAAAAATAACAAAGAAAATAGTAAGAAAATATGGATTACGACTACTGTTAAACCGGGAGCTATTATTAAGGTCGATGAAGGAGCATACAATGCTTTACTTAAGAATGCTTCATTACTTCCTATCGGGATAAAAGATATTGTAGGATCGTTTAAAAGAGGGGATTCAGTTGCTCTTAAATTTCAGCATAAAGTTTTTGCTTACGGAATTTGTGAATATAGTTCTAAAGAAGTTATTCAAATTGCTGGAAAAAAATCAAATCAGATTTCATCAATATTGTCAAAAGTTCATTCAAAAACTGTCGTTCATCGAAATAATTTATGCTTAAAATAG
- a CDS encoding glutamate-5-semialdehyde dehydrogenase yields MTTLDIAKNSKIASIEFRSSSADERNYAIREIARSLTERMNDIISENNKDVEEARKQGLTDAMIDRLTLTENRIQAIIDSVQAIADQEEVVGQIISQKEAPNGLKIQRQRIPLGTIAMIFESRPNVVIDCSCLAIKSGNSIILKGGKEAKYSNNILSELVREAISRYIPKNVVQLVSSKEAVSELLKLKDYIDVVIPRGGEKLIQYVYDNAKMPVIAHFKGLCHIYVHKDADLKSAKEIILNAKVQRPGVCNAMESLLLHHDLPKDFVTDIIETLLGNDVEIFADEAIKSIDQRIKLATNKNYATEYLDKKLSVKTVGNEKEAIEHIQSYGSQHTEAILAKDERVIQEFQNKVDASCIMVNASTRFNDGGELGLGAELGISTTKFHSYGPMGAAEMTTTRFVVVGQGQIRA; encoded by the coding sequence ATGACTACGCTAGATATTGCAAAAAATTCTAAAATAGCGAGTATAGAATTCAGATCCTCAAGTGCTGATGAAAGAAATTACGCCATTCGAGAAATTGCTAGATCTCTCACAGAACGAATGAATGATATTATTTCGGAAAACAATAAAGATGTTGAAGAGGCCAGAAAACAGGGACTCACTGATGCCATGATTGATAGGCTCACTCTGACTGAAAATAGAATTCAAGCAATTATTGATTCTGTCCAAGCAATTGCCGATCAAGAAGAAGTCGTTGGACAAATCATTTCTCAAAAAGAAGCACCAAATGGACTCAAAATTCAAAGACAACGAATCCCTTTAGGAACAATAGCAATGATTTTTGAGAGTAGGCCAAATGTAGTCATTGATTGTTCATGTCTGGCCATAAAATCAGGAAACTCCATCATTCTTAAAGGAGGTAAGGAAGCTAAATACTCAAACAATATCCTGAGTGAATTAGTTAGAGAAGCTATCTCAAGATATATTCCCAAAAATGTCGTTCAACTTGTGAGTTCTAAGGAGGCCGTGAGCGAATTACTCAAACTCAAAGATTATATTGATGTAGTCATCCCTCGTGGAGGAGAGAAGCTCATACAATATGTTTATGACAATGCTAAAATGCCTGTCATTGCTCATTTTAAAGGGCTATGCCATATCTATGTCCATAAAGACGCAGATCTAAAAAGTGCCAAGGAAATTATACTAAATGCCAAAGTGCAAAGACCAGGTGTCTGCAATGCTATGGAATCACTCTTATTACACCACGATCTTCCAAAAGATTTTGTAACTGATATAATTGAAACACTTCTGGGAAATGATGTAGAAATATTTGCTGATGAAGCTATTAAGTCAATTGATCAAAGAATTAAACTTGCAACAAATAAAAACTATGCCACTGAATATCTCGACAAAAAACTGTCAGTAAAAACTGTTGGTAATGAAAAAGAGGCCATTGAGCACATACAAAGCTATGGATCTCAACATACAGAGGCAATACTTGCAAAAGATGAAAGAGTCATCCAAGAATTTCAAAACAAAGTTGATGCATCTTGTATTATGGTCAATGCTTCAACACGATTTAATGATGGCGGAGAATTAGGTCTTGGTGCTGAACTTGGAATATCTACTACAAAATTTCATTCATATGGCCCTATGGGGGCCGCTGAAATGACTACAACTAGATTTGTCGTTGTTGGTCAAGGCCAGATTAGAGCATAG
- a CDS encoding response regulator, whose product MNTLNPKDVLIVDDEKDICEICSMYFEKMGIFRNICMAHDGIQATKMLDNQKFEIIILDINLPKKDGVKIVQQFGHIPKNLKESVIVISGNLDAPILKEVMKNGVKNFLVKPFDEKSFITKVAEVLKQVEVARRKKKVA is encoded by the coding sequence ATGAACACTCTTAATCCCAAAGATGTCTTAATTGTTGATGACGAGAAAGATATTTGTGAAATATGCAGTATGTATTTTGAAAAAATGGGAATATTTCGAAATATTTGTATGGCCCACGACGGAATTCAGGCCACCAAAATGCTCGATAACCAAAAATTTGAAATTATTATTTTAGATATCAATCTTCCTAAAAAAGATGGAGTAAAAATAGTTCAGCAATTTGGGCATATTCCCAAAAATTTGAAGGAATCAGTAATTGTCATTTCTGGAAATTTAGATGCACCTATACTTAAGGAAGTAATGAAAAATGGGGTTAAAAACTTTTTAGTAAAACCCTTTGATGAAAAATCTTTTATCACCAAAGTCGCCGAAGTATTAAAACAGGTCGAAGTCGCACGCAGGAAAAAGAAAGTTGCATAA
- a CDS encoding lysine--tRNA ligase, translating into MDSQGFRPVHWAEITAERIIKQCGEKEEYTLASGITPSGVVHFGNFREVITVDFVARALRARGKKVRFIFSWDDYDTFRKVPKNMPKQEELEKCLFRPIVDTPDPFAVHESYASHHENNFEKQLERVGVEVTPIYQAQKYRKGDYKEGIRKALHETSKIKEILNAHRTSPLDDSWLPVLVYCSSCNRDRIKSMSFSGDHILSYECELCGHKGEEDLDTTSRVKLPWRVDWPMRWAYEKVDFEPGGKDHSSQGGSYTTAKEIVDKIFGFKAPIYLQYDFVSIKGAGGKMSSSSGNLVTVNDVLNVYEPEMIRWIFASYKTNIDFAVSFDLDVIKTYEDFDRQERLAYGIEIGNDKKVTMAQRVFKLSQLNAHTEDLKPEEMPFQPSFRHLTNILQINDGDISKARESYISEIKNERDERRFTQRANCALFWLDNYAPEEFKFTINKEKVNIEISAQITEFLTKLKSTIVQDWESFQTDKDLHEKIYELIKEIGITPEDAFKTLYELLISKEKGPKLAGFIRTIGRDRVLNLL; encoded by the coding sequence ATGGATTCACAGGGATTTAGACCTGTTCATTGGGCAGAAATAACAGCAGAAAGAATTATTAAGCAGTGTGGTGAAAAAGAGGAATATACTCTGGCCAGTGGCATTACTCCATCAGGTGTCGTGCACTTTGGAAATTTTAGGGAAGTCATTACAGTTGATTTTGTGGCCAGGGCATTAAGAGCAAGGGGCAAAAAAGTAAGATTTATCTTTAGCTGGGATGATTATGATACTTTTCGCAAAGTTCCTAAAAATATGCCCAAACAAGAAGAGCTTGAAAAATGCTTATTTCGACCAATAGTTGATACACCAGATCCTTTTGCTGTTCATGAGTCATATGCTTCTCATCATGAAAATAACTTTGAAAAGCAATTAGAAAGAGTAGGGGTAGAGGTAACGCCAATTTACCAGGCCCAGAAATACCGTAAGGGAGATTACAAGGAAGGGATTCGCAAAGCACTTCACGAAACAAGTAAAATCAAAGAAATACTCAATGCTCATAGAACTTCTCCTCTAGATGACAGCTGGTTGCCTGTATTGGTCTACTGTAGTTCTTGTAATCGTGACAGAATAAAATCGATGTCCTTTAGTGGTGATCATATTCTCTCTTATGAATGTGAACTTTGTGGTCACAAGGGAGAAGAAGATTTAGATACGACTTCAAGGGTGAAACTCCCTTGGAGAGTTGATTGGCCAATGAGATGGGCCTATGAAAAGGTTGATTTTGAACCAGGAGGTAAAGATCATTCTTCTCAAGGAGGATCCTATACGACGGCCAAAGAAATTGTAGATAAAATTTTTGGTTTTAAGGCCCCTATTTACTTACAATATGATTTTGTTTCTATTAAAGGAGCAGGTGGAAAGATGAGTAGTTCATCAGGAAACCTTGTAACTGTTAATGATGTTCTAAATGTATATGAACCTGAAATGATCAGATGGATTTTTGCAAGTTACAAGACAAATATTGATTTTGCAGTCAGTTTTGATCTCGATGTGATTAAAACATATGAGGACTTTGATAGGCAAGAGCGTCTGGCCTATGGAATAGAAATTGGAAATGATAAAAAAGTCACAATGGCCCAAAGAGTATTTAAACTTTCACAATTAAATGCGCATACTGAAGATCTTAAACCTGAAGAAATGCCTTTTCAGCCTTCATTTCGACACCTGACAAATATTTTACAAATAAATGATGGTGATATATCAAAGGCCCGTGAGAGTTATATCAGCGAAATCAAAAACGAAAGAGATGAGAGACGCTTCACGCAAAGAGCAAACTGTGCACTTTTCTGGTTAGATAACTATGCACCTGAGGAGTTTAAGTTTACCATTAATAAAGAGAAGGTAAACATTGAAATTAGTGCGCAGATTACTGAGTTCTTGACAAAATTAAAATCCACAATTGTCCAAGATTGGGAATCATTTCAAACGGATAAAGATCTCCATGAAAAAATCTATGAATTAATTAAAGAGATTGGAATAACTCCGGAAGATGCATTTAAAACTTTATATGAGTTATTAATATCAAAGGAAAAAGGCCCTAAACTAGCTGGATTTATCCGAACTATTGGCAGAGATAGAGTGTTAAATCTTTTATAA